From the Chitinophaga lutea genome, the window CGGGTGTGTATATGGCAGGAATGGGGGCATTTGCGCCATCCGGTTTAATGTGTATCTTGGCTACCGGCCGGTATGCATATACCGCACGAAACACAACAGCCTATGCAACAACTGAAACACATCCTGACCGCTACCGCCCTGCTGATGAGCGTTGGCGGCTACGGACAATCCGGGAACGGGCTCATCTGGGCCGATGAATTCAACACCGGCAGCAGACCGGACACCAGCAAGTGGAGCTATAACATCGGTACCGGCAACAACGGCTGGGGCAACCAGGAACTGCAATACTATACCGACCGTCCACAGAACGCCGAAGTGTCTGACGGCACATTGAAGATCAGGGCGATTAAAGAAGACCATAACGGCAGTGCCTATACCAGCGCGCGGTTGCTCACCAAAGGCAAATTCGATTTCAAATACGGTAAAGTGGAAGTACGCGCCAAACTGCCCGTGGGTAAAGGTACCTGGCCGGCCATATGGATGCTGGGCGCCAACATCTCCGAGGCTGGCTGGCCCGGCTGCGGGGAAATCGACATCATGGAGCACAAAGGCAGCGTTCCCGGGAAAATATACGGTACGGTGCATCACCCCGGCCACTCTGGCGCTAACGGCGACGGGCTGACCACGATGACCGCCAGGGTGTCGGAAGACTTCCACATTTATACGGCCGACTGGTCGGCTACCAGCATCCGGTTTTATGTGGACGGAAAGCTGTATTATACATTTGCCAACAATGCTGCCGTTCCTTTTAACCACCACTTTTTTATCCTGTTGAATTTCGCCGTAGGCGGCACATTCGGCGGACCGGTGGATCCTGCGTTCACATCCGGCGTACTGGAGATCGACTATGTGCGGGTGTACGGGAATTGACAGGTCGCGAAACGAAGGAGTACTGGATAATGAGCAGGTGTACCGGGGAATTGATACGTAGCAAAGGAGTGCTCGATGATGTGCGGGTGTACCGGAAATTGACATGTCACGAAGCGAAGGAGTACTGCATAATGTGCGGTGTACCGGGGCCAATGGACAGGTCGCGAAACACAGAAACACCGGATAATACATTCA encodes:
- a CDS encoding glycoside hydrolase family 16 protein gives rise to the protein MQQLKHILTATALLMSVGGYGQSGNGLIWADEFNTGSRPDTSKWSYNIGTGNNGWGNQELQYYTDRPQNAEVSDGTLKIRAIKEDHNGSAYTSARLLTKGKFDFKYGKVEVRAKLPVGKGTWPAIWMLGANISEAGWPGCGEIDIMEHKGSVPGKIYGTVHHPGHSGANGDGLTTMTARVSEDFHIYTADWSATSIRFYVDGKLYYTFANNAAVPFNHHFFILLNFAVGGTFGGPVDPAFTSGVLEIDYVRVYGN